The DNA region TGCGCCAGCACATTGGCCACCACCGGCACCACCGGCACCCGCACCTCGACCGAGGCCAGCGCCGCCGCCATGGCGTCGGCGGCCGGCGCCATCAGCGGGCAATGGAAGGGGGCGGACACCGGCAGCAGGATGGCGCGCGACGCCCCCTTGGCCTTGGCGATCTCGCAGGCGCGCTCCACCGCCGCCTTGTGGCCGGACACCACCACCTGGCCCGGCGCGTTGTCATTGGCGGCGGCGCACACCTCGCCCTGCGCCGCCTCGGCGGCGACCGCGGCGGCGGCCTCGAAATCCAGCCCCATCAGCGCCGCCATGGCGCCGGTGCCGACCGGGGTTGCCGCCTGCATCGAGCGGCCGCGCAGGCGCAGGAGCCGCGCGGTGTCGGCGACCGACAGCGCGCCGGCGGCGGCGAGCGCCGAATATTCGCCCAGCGAATGGCCGGCGACGAAGGCGGCGTGGCGGGCGAGGTCGAGCCCGGCCTCCTGCTGCAGCACCCGCATCGCCGCGAGCGAGACCGCCATCAGCGCCGGCTGGGCGTTCTCGGTCAGCGTCAGGGTGTCGGCGGGGCCGTCCCACATCACGGCGGTGAGCTTCTCGCCCAGCGCCGCGTCGACCTCGTCGAACACCGCGCGGGCGGCCGGAAACGCCTCGGCCAGCGCCTTGCCCATGCCGACAGCCTGGCTGCCCTGGCCCGGAAACACGAAAGCTGTGGTCATCTTGAACCGCCCCCCGCAAAGCGGCGCCATTGATACGCCGAAGCGGCGGGTGTCAAGGCGGGGAGCGCCGGATGGGGGGATGATCGAACTGCCGCAGCACCTCGGCGGGCAAGTTCACCTTGGTGCCGGGCTGTGGCGGCAGCATCCCCGTCGGCATGCCCGGCATGGTCCCGCACGGGTCGCACAGACGATATCCCCTGATGAGGTCCTCCCGGCACCGGTTGTCGACGATGAACACAGTCTGCGCCGAGAACCGGTCGCCCGGCGAAAGGAAGCCCTCGATGCGAAGGGTCTTGCCGTCCAGGATCCTGCCTTCGAGGGTCTTGACCGGCGGCAGGACGGCGCCGTCGTTGGTCTGGCCGGGGGCGTGGAACGCGCCGCGCGAGGCGCAGCCGACGATCGCGTAGGGGATGGGTTGCGACGCCGCGGCTGGGCCGACGGCGCCGATCACGGCCGGCGCGGCGAGGAACCATCCAAGCATCCAGGGACTGCGCATCGCCCGCCACCGCCGTTGCCACCGCCGCCATCGAGGTTCGCCGACCATGCTACGGCACGCTGCACGCGGCCTGGAACCGCAAAACCACAGGGGGTTCTGAAAGGGAGGATCCGAAAGGGGGATTTGGAGGAGGCTCGCCCGCCCCGCCGTTGCGCTCGGGCGGTTTCCGTGTATAAGCGCCAGCTTCCACCGGCATGGCCGGGGGCTGAACGGACAGCCGCGCACGGCGCTCGCGCCCCGCGGCAGGGTGGTCCCACCCGCCGTCCCGTGTCCCCGCTCTCCCGAGACACCGCAGCCTTTCCGGGCCGCGAGGGGCTTGGCGCCGTACCGGCGGACCATCGCAACGAAAGGCGTGACACATATGCCGTTGTACGAGCATATCTTCATGGCCCGCCAGGACTTGACGTCCCAGCAGGTCGACGACCTCACCACCCAGTTCAAGGGTGTGATCGAGGCCGGTGGCGGCACGGTTCCCAAGGTCGAGTATTGGGGCGTCAAGTCGCTGGCCTACCGCATCCGCAAGAACCGCAAGGCCCACTTCACCCTGTTCAACATCGACGCCCCGGCCAAGGCCGTCGCCGAGATGGAACGCCAGATGGGCCTGTCGGAAGACGTGGTGCGCTCGCTCACCATCCGCGTCGACGCGCTCGAAGAGACGCCGTCGGTGATGATGCTGAAGCGCGACCGCGACGAGCGCCGTGGCGACCGCCGCCGCGACCGTGACGGCTTCGGCGGCGACGACACCGAGGCTTCGGAGGACAACGCATGAGCACCTCGCCCGCC from Blastochloris tepida includes:
- the fabD gene encoding ACP S-malonyltransferase, whose translation is MTTAFVFPGQGSQAVGMGKALAEAFPAARAVFDEVDAALGEKLTAVMWDGPADTLTLTENAQPALMAVSLAAMRVLQQEAGLDLARHAAFVAGHSLGEYSALAAAGALSVADTARLLRLRGRSMQAATPVGTGAMAALMGLDFEAAAAVAAEAAQGEVCAAANDNAPGQVVVSGHKAAVERACEIAKAKGASRAILLPVSAPFHCPLMAPAADAMAAALASVEVRVPVVPVVANVLAQPVTDPAEIRRRLVEQVTGTVRWRESVGFMAGQGVTRLVEVGAGKVLSGLAKRIVKEMSASSVGTPEDIAAFKASFSA
- the rpsF gene encoding 30S ribosomal protein S6 — protein: MPLYEHIFMARQDLTSQQVDDLTTQFKGVIEAGGGTVPKVEYWGVKSLAYRIRKNRKAHFTLFNIDAPAKAVAEMERQMGLSEDVVRSLTIRVDALEETPSVMMLKRDRDERRGDRRRDRDGFGGDDTEASEDNA